The following are from one region of the Moritella sp. 24 genome:
- the htpX gene encoding protease HtpX: MKRVMLFLATNLAVMVVFSIVLNIIYATTGIQSGSLSGLLVMAVLFGFGGSLISLMMSKKMALRSIDGEIITEPRNANEHWLLETVTRQAKQAGIGMPDVAIYDAAEMNAFATGAKRDDALIAVSTGLLAQMTRDEAEAVVAHEINHVANGDMITMALMQGVVNTFVIFLSRIIANAVSGFTSSDEEGEGEGEGGGFMTYFIVSMALEMLFGFLASFLTMWFSRQREFKADSGAAKLVGKEKMIAALERLKTSQETQLEGSMMAFGITGKKTMMELLMSHPPLENRINALRQL, from the coding sequence ATGAAACGCGTTATGCTATTTCTTGCAACTAACCTGGCCGTAATGGTGGTTTTTAGTATTGTATTAAACATTATCTATGCGACCACTGGCATTCAATCAGGTAGCCTTTCAGGGTTGTTGGTGATGGCGGTATTGTTTGGCTTCGGTGGTTCATTAATTTCATTAATGATGTCGAAGAAAATGGCGCTACGTTCAATTGACGGCGAGATCATCACTGAACCTCGTAATGCAAATGAACATTGGTTATTAGAAACCGTTACTCGACAAGCAAAACAAGCGGGTATTGGCATGCCTGATGTTGCGATTTATGATGCTGCCGAGATGAATGCATTCGCAACAGGCGCAAAACGTGATGATGCGTTAATTGCTGTATCGACTGGCCTATTAGCACAAATGACACGTGACGAAGCAGAAGCGGTGGTTGCACACGAAATCAATCACGTTGCTAACGGTGACATGATCACAATGGCCTTGATGCAAGGTGTTGTGAACACGTTCGTTATCTTCTTATCTCGTATTATTGCTAACGCAGTAAGTGGCTTCACATCAAGTGATGAAGAAGGCGAGGGCGAAGGTGAAGGCGGTGGTTTCATGACTTACTTCATCGTATCGATGGCACTAGAAATGCTATTTGGTTTCTTAGCAAGCTTCCTAACAATGTGGTTCAGTCGCCAACGTGAGTTTAAAGCTGACTCTGGTGCTGCGAAACTTGTTGGTAAAGAAAAGATGATTGCTGCGCTTGAGCGCCTTAAAACAAGTCAAGAAACACAACTTGAAGGTTCGATGATGGCGTTTGGTATCACAGGTAAGAAAACAATGATGGAACTATTAATGAGCCATCCACCGCTTGAAAACCGTATTAACGCATTACGTCAGCTTTAA